The Thermosynechococcus sp. genome has a segment encoding these proteins:
- a CDS encoding helix-turn-helix domain-containing protein — protein MPHFSNEQAEKVAEIGAFLHDKRLELGLSLEELAAKTLVRQSILAAIENGSLEELPEPVYIQGFIRRFADALGLDGKTIAASFPTVVDPRERPNSPTVSRGEIGWQLRPIHLYLMYFALVAAAVAALAYLLRPQPQSITDLSPAAIPTASQSPTPTATATPPPSPTVPEKVEVKLSLSDDAWLEVEADGRVVYAGTLQAGTERSWQAKERLVIRTGNAGAVKVSVNNGPSEPMGQPGEVTEKEFLAHQATSGTKTTSTAPKPTLSN, from the coding sequence ATGCCTCACTTCAGTAATGAACAGGCAGAAAAAGTGGCAGAAATTGGTGCCTTCCTCCACGACAAGCGACTCGAACTGGGTCTGAGCCTTGAGGAGTTGGCTGCCAAAACGTTGGTGCGCCAGTCAATTCTTGCAGCCATTGAAAATGGCAGTCTCGAGGAGTTGCCCGAACCGGTCTATATTCAAGGATTTATTCGCCGCTTTGCCGATGCCCTTGGTCTTGACGGCAAAACCATTGCCGCAAGTTTTCCAACGGTCGTTGACCCTAGGGAGCGACCCAATAGTCCCACTGTCTCTAGGGGAGAGATAGGCTGGCAGTTGCGCCCCATTCATCTCTATCTGATGTACTTTGCTTTGGTCGCAGCAGCAGTGGCTGCCCTCGCCTATCTCCTTCGCCCCCAGCCGCAAAGCATTACTGATTTGAGCCCGGCAGCGATTCCTACGGCGTCCCAAAGCCCCACCCCCACAGCAACGGCAACGCCGCCGCCCAGCCCCACTGTACCTGAGAAGGTCGAAGTGAAATTGTCTCTCTCCGATGATGCTTGGCTAGAGGTGGAGGCAGACGGTCGCGTGGTCTATGCCGGTACCTTGCAGGCCGGGACAGAGCGCAGTTGGCAGGCCAAAGAACGCTTGGTGATCCGCACGGGCAATGCCGGTGCCGTGAAGGTGAGTGTCAATAATGGCCCCTCTGAACCCATGGGACAACCGGGAGAAGTCACTGAAAAAGAATTTCTCGCCCATCAGGCCACTTCAGGAACTAAAACCACGTCAACAGCACCGAAGCCGACTCTCTCGAACTAG
- a CDS encoding glucokinase, with protein MTVILGADVGGTKTLVELWEVAGSDWQLLHRAKYPSRDFPDLIALLQTFLKESPAHPQRACVGIPGPVMDQVAQVTNLGWRVSGAELETVLQIPCVTLLNDFAAVAYGALVLPPTDFVVLQERPRRAQAPIALLGAGTGLGEALLIWQGDRYQVMPLEGGHTDFPPRNEQEIGLLRYLWQIYGRVSVERVVSGPGLVAIYDYLKSVNFASESPGVAAAMAKAGERAAVVSQYGLEGDPLCAEALRMFVEAYGAEAGNLALKSLPLGGVLIAGGIAPKILAKMADGTFLQGFVNKGRFRPLMEQLYVAVITNPEVGLRGAVHLAAQGV; from the coding sequence ATGACCGTTATTCTCGGCGCTGATGTTGGCGGCACAAAAACCCTCGTCGAGTTATGGGAGGTAGCAGGTAGTGATTGGCAGTTGCTCCACAGGGCGAAATACCCTAGCCGCGATTTCCCTGATTTGATAGCCCTTTTGCAAACGTTTCTCAAGGAAAGTCCTGCCCATCCACAGCGGGCGTGTGTAGGGATTCCCGGCCCAGTCATGGACCAAGTGGCTCAGGTGACCAATTTGGGTTGGCGGGTGAGTGGTGCCGAATTAGAGACGGTATTACAGATTCCCTGCGTGACGCTGCTCAATGATTTTGCAGCCGTGGCCTATGGTGCATTGGTGCTACCGCCGACGGATTTTGTTGTCCTGCAGGAGCGGCCGCGGCGTGCCCAAGCGCCGATCGCCCTATTGGGAGCTGGGACTGGCTTAGGGGAAGCCCTGCTGATTTGGCAGGGCGATCGCTACCAAGTGATGCCCCTTGAGGGCGGCCACACCGACTTTCCACCGCGCAATGAACAGGAAATAGGTCTATTGCGCTATCTCTGGCAAATCTACGGGCGAGTCTCCGTGGAGCGGGTGGTCTCTGGCCCAGGGCTGGTGGCCATTTACGACTATCTCAAGAGTGTCAACTTTGCTTCCGAGTCACCAGGGGTGGCAGCAGCCATGGCAAAGGCAGGGGAGCGCGCCGCCGTAGTGAGCCAATACGGCCTCGAGGGGGATCCCCTGTGTGCGGAAGCCTTGCGCATGTTTGTGGAGGCCTATGGGGCAGAGGCGGGCAACCTGGCGCTCAAAAGTTTACCCCTAGGCGGGGTACTCATTGCTGGGGGGATTGCCCCCAAAATTCTGGCAAAAATGGCCGATGGCACCTTTCTCCAAGGATTTGTGAATAAGGGACGCTTCCGCCCCCTGATGGAACAGTTGTACGTGGCGGTGATTACGAATCCCGAGGTGGGATTACGGGGCGCGGTACATTTAGCTGCTCAGGGGGTCTAG
- the purC gene encoding phosphoribosylaminoimidazolesuccinocarboxamide synthase gives MTQLPPLYEGKAKIIYPTADPDILLAEFKDEATAFNAQKRGSIQNKGVMNCAIASHLFQYLATQGIPNHFIAQVAPNKMHIRRVEIIPLEVVVRNRAAGSLCRQTGLPLGRELNPPLVEFYLKNDHLGDPLLTPDRLRLLQVATEEEVVQMRQIALVVNGHLSHFFAQCGITLVDFKLEFGRRPTGEILLADEISPDSCRLWHQGEEDPQKRILDKDRFRQDLGGIEDAYALVMQRVLAQSVS, from the coding sequence ATGACTCAGTTACCTCCCTTGTACGAAGGCAAGGCAAAAATTATTTACCCGACAGCGGATCCAGACATTCTGCTGGCGGAATTTAAGGATGAGGCCACAGCCTTTAATGCCCAAAAGCGCGGCTCAATCCAAAACAAGGGAGTGATGAACTGCGCGATCGCCAGCCATTTGTTTCAGTATCTGGCGACCCAGGGCATCCCTAACCATTTTATTGCCCAGGTGGCCCCCAACAAGATGCACATTCGGCGGGTAGAGATCATCCCCCTTGAGGTAGTGGTGCGCAATCGGGCGGCGGGAAGCCTCTGTCGGCAGACGGGCTTGCCCTTGGGGCGAGAACTCAATCCCCCCTTGGTGGAGTTTTACCTCAAGAATGATCATCTCGGCGATCCACTGCTTACTCCCGATCGGCTGCGTTTATTGCAAGTGGCAACGGAGGAGGAAGTGGTCCAGATGAGGCAAATAGCTCTGGTGGTGAATGGCCATCTGAGTCACTTTTTTGCCCAGTGTGGCATTACCCTAGTGGACTTTAAGCTGGAGTTTGGCCGCCGTCCGACGGGGGAGATTCTCTTGGCCGATGAAATTAGCCCCGACAGTTGCCGCCTTTGGCATCAGGGGGAAGAGGACCCCCAAAAGCGCATCCTCGACAAAGATCGATTTCGTCAAGATTTGGGGGGCATCGAAGATGCCTATGCCCTTGTGATGCAGCGAGTGTTAGCCCAGAGCGTGAGTTAG